In Diachasmimorpha longicaudata isolate KC_UGA_2023 chromosome 4, iyDiaLong2, whole genome shotgun sequence, a single genomic region encodes these proteins:
- the LOC135161293 gene encoding protein tiptop isoform X3 has product MTRRKQHAPQRMKWEDGVEGTGPGTELQAEEGDCVDEDGPSSPSERGCPPVAKDDDEVDGTDDDDSEQSPSTPPPSASMRLNPTALRDTGPPDREPMSPRCPSRDSRESSGPAAGSPPPQATRSSPSPISPSSIVPVPLGSHPLLPSHSAAVMAAYIQQTHQRFLLGHSPLSARGSVSPLVSSSCSPPAATPGILVSPASTGEISPTATPLPVVLDFSTRKASSADEDDDEQILNLSKPPTPSSSNETNNGPLDLSVSSRKRPSREDESPPPPPRKSSRLGSIAPPHQDSPANAFGRPPVVSPWSSPVVASHLPYFAAAVAAATSQQQLSPKSTPSVDAHQLWNGKMKPPVMDKSYQPSEATKALEKMSELSKLGGDELYRSSSGGSGGNSSGNNPSGASGSRHSAWQSHWLNKGADQAKDVLKCVWCKQSFPTLAAMTTHMKEAKHCGVNMPVNMPPSGLQPPSISSIPQQQQQPSHQPPQSQGGNATPSSKQSPSELNLLIKETMPLPRKLVRGQDVWLGKGAEQTRQILKCMWCGQSFRSLAEMTSHMQQTQHYTNIISQEQIISWKSSDDSKGGSGGGSAGIGSTGGATGGPGLPPGAGGGPHGGNTSGPPGGATSSHVSAVLTCKVCDQAFSSLKELSNHMVKNSHYKEHIMRSITESGGRRRQTREKRKKSLPVRKLLELERAQNEFKNGDSVAGLAHSLGKHAGRITCEKCGDKIETTVFVEHIRQCIGSGAVGVNQRNFLKNALMSNHMTQVLTESGRKSVNEETSSVSSRHHRSPSSASDATTPGKEAPTASVNETTNTTSSPSVLNAIEKLIEKSFDSRVRHGTPGLHQAQPGAPIGSSILKRLGIDESVDYTKPLVDPQTMNLLRNYQQQHYNSANAARRERSGSESSSISERGSNRTDTLTPERRMDLSMSHDRLSTSSHRQRSTPDKQSTTPSRHSLPEESGDEESVVVKKEPHDDDGEQSITNEDDPQAPRDVVVKKELVDDTREDEATSPSYNCHSRIHEGTDEAREVASPQVNPSTPRPPSQHDQTPVPPSRSPCRNSTSSPASSDRSVTPRGTPDTKASSSLGALSSMFDSLSGGGTGPNANSDSQSRKTSSHPLAALQKLCDKTETRVPSGSGSSRSAGSSGQNITTSGSASSGGSGQSGGPTPGAILAFSWACNDAVVTADSIMKCAFCDTPFISKGAYRHHLSKMHFVKDGVIPDPLTIGRSAAAAAAAAAAAAVAAQSSSGASHSAASPPSSQHNKSPPIQQVNGSPSQPSASPLEESPHSKFLKYTELAKQLSSKYV; this is encoded by the exons GGGAGGACGGCGTCGAAGGTACAGGTCCCGGAACAGAACTCCAGGCTGAGGAGGGTGACTGCGTGGATGAAGATGGACCAAGTAGTCCTAGTGAAAGAGGCTGTCCACCAGTTGCCAAGGATGATGACGAAGTCGATGGAACTGATGACGATGATTCTGAACAGAGCCCATCAACTCCACCACCATCAGCGTCGATGAGGTTAAATCCTACTGCCCTGAGAGATACAGGACCACCCGACAG GGAGCCAATGAGTCCGCGTTGTCCTTCAAGGGATTCACGGGAATCATCCGGTCCAGCAGCCGGAAGTCCCCCACCTCAGGCAACTCGCAGCAGCCCGAGTCCAATTAGTCCGAGCAGCATTGTGCCTGTACCCCTCGGTAGTCATCCCCTACTGCCCTCCCACTCAGCTGCGGTTATGGCAGCCTACATCCAACAAACACACCAGAGATTTCTTTTGGGTCACTCACCCCTATCGGCCAGAGGATCAGTGTCACCACTGGTGTCATCATCCTGTTCACCACCCGCCGCGACCCCCGGTATCCTCGTATCCCCCGCGAGTACTGGAGAAATCTCACCGACCGCAACACCCCTACCTGTAGTCTTGGACTTTAGTACGCGGAAGGCATCATCCGCTGATGAAGACGATGACGAGCAAATTCTAAACCTCAGCAAACCTCCAACCCCTTCATCTTCGAATGAAACAAATAACGGACCGCTGGACCTTTCAGTGTCGAGTAGAAAGCGACCCTCTCGCGAGGATGAGTCCCCTCCGCCACCACCGAGAAAATCCTCTCGCCTAGGATCAATTGCCCCGCCCCATCAGGATTCGCCGGCTAATGCTTTTGGGCGACCACCCGTTGTATCACCGTGGAGTTCTCCAGTTGTCGCTTCGCACCTACCGTATTTCGCTGCAGCTGTTGCAGCGGCTACTAGTCAACAACAATTATCACCGAAGAGCACACCCAGTGTAGATGCCCATCAATTATGGAATGGCAAAATGAAACCACCTGTGATGGACAAATCCTATCAACCCAGTGAAGCGACCAAAGCACTTGAGAAGATGAGTGAACTCAGCAAACTCGGTGGTGATGAGCTCTACAGGTCGTCATCAGGTGGCTCGGGTGGTAACTCCAGCGGTAACAATCCAAGTGGAGCATCGGGAAGTCGACACAGTGCGTGGCAGTCTCACTGGCTCAACAAAGGCGCCGATCAAGCGAAGGATGTACTTAAATGCGTATGGTGCAAACAAAGTTTCCCAACGTTGGCTGCTATGACGACGCACATGAAAGAGGCGAaacactgtggtgttaatatGCCTGTTAATATGCCACCTTCGGGATTACAGCCACCCTCGATATCGTCAATCCctcagcagcagcagcagcccTCCCATCAACCACCTCAATCCCAGGGAGGTAATGCGACACCAAGTAGTAAACAAAGTCCATCTGAATTGAACCTTCTCATCAAGGAAACGATGCCTCTCCCTCGGAAATTAGTACGTGGACAGGATGTATGGTTGGGTAAGGGTGCTGAACAAACAAGGCAGATACTCAAGTGTATGTGGTGTGGTCAAAGCTTCCGATCACTCGCTGAAATGACGTCTCACATGCAGCAGACACAGCATTATACTAACATCATATCTCAGGAGCAAATCATCTCCTGGAAATCGTCAGACGATAGTAAAGGTGGAAGTGGTGGTGGCTCTGCGGGAATTGGGTCTACAGGTGGAGCTACAGGTGGTCCAGGATTACCTCCAGGAGCTGGAGGCGGCCCACATGGAGGCAACACCAGTGGTCCCCCTGGTGGGGCCACCAGTAGTCACGTGAGCGCTGTTCTAACTTGCAAAGTTTGTGATCAGGCCTTCAGTTCATTGAAGGAACTCAGTAATCACATGGTAAAGAACTCTCACTATAAGGAGCACATTATGCGCTCAATAACTGAGAGCGGAGGGCGACGAAGGCAGACTCGAGAAAAGAGAAAGAAATCCTTGCCGGTGCGAAAACTTCTAGAGCTTGAGCGAGCACAGAATGAATTCAAGAATGGTGATTCTGTGGCGGGACTTGCTCACAGTCTTGGCAAACACGCTGGTAGAATAACGTGTGAAAAATGTGGTGATAAAATAGAAACCACGGTATTTGTTGAGCATATACGCCAGTGCATAGGATCGGGAGCAGTGGGTGTTAATCAACGAAATTTTCTTAAGAATGCGTTGATGTCAAATCATATGACTCAAGTCCTCACTGAGAGCGGTCGAAAGAGCGTAAATGAGGAGACATCATCGGTATCCTCGAGGCATCATCGATCACCGTCTTCAGCGAGTGATGCGACAACACCGGGTAAAGAAGCTCCAACCGCTAGTGTCAATGAAACAACAAACACTACTTCCTCACCTTCTGTACTCAATGCGATTGAAAAACTCATTGAGAAGAGTTTTGACTCACGAGTGAGACACGGAACCCCTGGATTACATCAAGCCCAGCCGGGAGCACCGATAGGCTCAAGTATTCTCAAGCGTTTGGGCATCGATGAGAGTGTAGATTACACAAAACCTCTCGTTGATCCGCAAACGATGAATTTACTACGAAATTATCAGCAGCAGCACTACAACTCAGCGAATGCTGCGAGGCGGGAGCGAAGTGGGAGTGAATCGAGTTCGATATCGGAGAGAGGTAGTAATCGGACAGATACACTGACACCGGAAAGACGTATGGACCTATCCATGAGTCATGATAGATTATCGACATCGTCGCATCGTCAACGATCGACACCCGATAAGCAGAGTACAACACCTAGTCGTCACTCACTCCCTGAAGAATCCGGTGATGAAGAGTCTGTTGTCGTCAAGAAGGAGCCACACGATGATGATGGTGAGCAGTCAATAACCAACGAGGACGATCCTCAAGCCCCTCGAGACGTGGTGGTGAAGAAAGAGCTAGTAGACGATACCAGGGAGGATGAAGCAACATCACCCTCTTACAATTGCCACTCTCGAATCCATGAGGGCACTGATGAGGCTAGGGAAGTGGCATCACCCCAGGTGAATCCTTCGACCCCAAGACCACCGAGCCAGCACGATCAAACACCGGTACCACCATCAAGAAGTCCCTGCCGAAATAGCACGAGTAGTCCAGCCAGTAGTGATCGTTCTGTAACTCCTCGAGGTACCCCGGACACTAAAGCATCCAGCAGCCTTGGCGCCCTCTCCTCGATGTTCGATAGCCTCTCAGGAGGTGGCACAGGTCCTAACGCCAATTCCGACTCCCAAAGTCGCAAGACTAGTAGCCATCCCCTGGCAGCTCTGCAAAAACTCTGTGACAAGACTGAAACCCGAGTACCCAGTGGATCTGGAAGCTCAAGATCGGCAGGGAGCAGTGGTCAAAATATTACCACTAGTGGTAGTGCGAGCTCCGGGGGTTCTGGCCAAAGTGGTGGTCCAACACCAGGTGCCATTCTAGCCTTCAGTTGGGCGTGCAACGATGCCGTTGTCACTGCTGACTCGATCATGAAGTGTGCGTTCTGCGATACACCTTTCATATCGAAAGGTGCCTACAGGCATCATCTGTCGAAGATGCATTTTGTTAAAGACGGCGTCATTCCGGATCCCCTGACAATCGGTAGATCAGCTGCAGCAGCAGCGGCTGCTGCAGCCGCTGCTGCGGTTGCTGCTCAATCATCGTCCGGGGCAAGTCACAGCGCTGCATCACCACCGAGCTCACAGCATAATAAGTCACCACCTATACAACAGGTAAATGGCAGCCCATCTCAACCCTCGGCCTCCCCTCTCGAGGAGAGCCCTCACTCAAAGTTTCTCAAGTATACGGAGCTAGCGAAACAATTGTCTAGCAAATACGTATAG
- the LOC135161293 gene encoding protein tiptop isoform X4 — translation MRLNPTALRDTGPPDREPMSPRCPSRDSRESSGPAAGSPPPQATRSSPSPISPSSIVPVPLGSHPLLPSHSAAVMAAYIQQTHQRFLLGHSPLSARGSVSPLVSSSCSPPAATPGILVSPASTGEISPTATPLPVVLDFSTRKASSADEDDDEQILNLSKPPTPSSSNETNNGPLDLSVSSRKRPSREDESPPPPPRKSSRLGSIAPPHQDSPANAFGRPPVVSPWSSPVVASHLPYFAAAVAAATSQQQLSPKSTPSVDAHQLWNGKMKPPVMDKSYQPSEATKALEKMSELSKLGGDELYRSSSGGSGGNSSGNNPSGASGSRHSAWQSHWLNKGADQAKDVLKCVWCKQSFPTLAAMTTHMKEAKHCGVNMPVNMPPSGLQPPSISSIPQQQQQPSHQPPQSQGGNATPSSKQSPSELNLLIKETMPLPRKLVRGQDVWLGKGAEQTRQILKCMWCGQSFRSLAEMTSHMQQTQHYTNIISQEQIISWKSSDDSKGGSGGGSAGIGSTGGATGGPGLPPGAGGGPHGGNTSGPPGGATSSHVSAVLTCKVCDQAFSSLKELSNHMVKNSHYKEHIMRSITESGGRRRQTREKRKKSLPVRKLLELERAQNEFKNGDSVAGLAHSLGKHAGRITCEKCGDKIETTVFVEHIRQCIGSGAVGVNQRNFLKNALMSNHMTQVLTESGRKSVNEETSSVSSRHHRSPSSASDATTPGKEAPTASVNETTNTTSSPSVLNAIEKLIEKSFDSRVRHGTPGLHQAQPGAPIGSSILKRLGIDESVDYTKPLVDPQTMNLLRNYQQQHYNSANAARRERSGSESSSISERGSNRTDTLTPERRMDLSMSHDRLSTSSHRQRSTPDKQSTTPSRHSLPEESGDEESVVVKKEPHDDDGEQSITNEDDPQAPRDVVVKKELVDDTREDEATSPSYNCHSRIHEGTDEAREVASPQVNPSTPRPPSQHDQTPVPPSRSPCRNSTSSPASSDRSVTPRGTPDTKASSSLGALSSMFDSLSGGGTGPNANSDSQSRKTSSHPLAALQKLCDKTETRVPSGSGSSRSAGSSGQNITTSGSASSGGSGQSGGPTPGAILAFSWACNDAVVTADSIMKCAFCDTPFISKGAYRHHLSKMHFVKDGVIPDPLTIGRSAAAAAAAAAAAAVAAQSSSGASHSAASPPSSQHNKSPPIQQVNGSPSQPSASPLEESPHSKFLKYTELAKQLSSKYV, via the exons ATGAGGTTAAATCCTACTGCCCTGAGAGATACAGGACCACCCGACAG GGAGCCAATGAGTCCGCGTTGTCCTTCAAGGGATTCACGGGAATCATCCGGTCCAGCAGCCGGAAGTCCCCCACCTCAGGCAACTCGCAGCAGCCCGAGTCCAATTAGTCCGAGCAGCATTGTGCCTGTACCCCTCGGTAGTCATCCCCTACTGCCCTCCCACTCAGCTGCGGTTATGGCAGCCTACATCCAACAAACACACCAGAGATTTCTTTTGGGTCACTCACCCCTATCGGCCAGAGGATCAGTGTCACCACTGGTGTCATCATCCTGTTCACCACCCGCCGCGACCCCCGGTATCCTCGTATCCCCCGCGAGTACTGGAGAAATCTCACCGACCGCAACACCCCTACCTGTAGTCTTGGACTTTAGTACGCGGAAGGCATCATCCGCTGATGAAGACGATGACGAGCAAATTCTAAACCTCAGCAAACCTCCAACCCCTTCATCTTCGAATGAAACAAATAACGGACCGCTGGACCTTTCAGTGTCGAGTAGAAAGCGACCCTCTCGCGAGGATGAGTCCCCTCCGCCACCACCGAGAAAATCCTCTCGCCTAGGATCAATTGCCCCGCCCCATCAGGATTCGCCGGCTAATGCTTTTGGGCGACCACCCGTTGTATCACCGTGGAGTTCTCCAGTTGTCGCTTCGCACCTACCGTATTTCGCTGCAGCTGTTGCAGCGGCTACTAGTCAACAACAATTATCACCGAAGAGCACACCCAGTGTAGATGCCCATCAATTATGGAATGGCAAAATGAAACCACCTGTGATGGACAAATCCTATCAACCCAGTGAAGCGACCAAAGCACTTGAGAAGATGAGTGAACTCAGCAAACTCGGTGGTGATGAGCTCTACAGGTCGTCATCAGGTGGCTCGGGTGGTAACTCCAGCGGTAACAATCCAAGTGGAGCATCGGGAAGTCGACACAGTGCGTGGCAGTCTCACTGGCTCAACAAAGGCGCCGATCAAGCGAAGGATGTACTTAAATGCGTATGGTGCAAACAAAGTTTCCCAACGTTGGCTGCTATGACGACGCACATGAAAGAGGCGAaacactgtggtgttaatatGCCTGTTAATATGCCACCTTCGGGATTACAGCCACCCTCGATATCGTCAATCCctcagcagcagcagcagcccTCCCATCAACCACCTCAATCCCAGGGAGGTAATGCGACACCAAGTAGTAAACAAAGTCCATCTGAATTGAACCTTCTCATCAAGGAAACGATGCCTCTCCCTCGGAAATTAGTACGTGGACAGGATGTATGGTTGGGTAAGGGTGCTGAACAAACAAGGCAGATACTCAAGTGTATGTGGTGTGGTCAAAGCTTCCGATCACTCGCTGAAATGACGTCTCACATGCAGCAGACACAGCATTATACTAACATCATATCTCAGGAGCAAATCATCTCCTGGAAATCGTCAGACGATAGTAAAGGTGGAAGTGGTGGTGGCTCTGCGGGAATTGGGTCTACAGGTGGAGCTACAGGTGGTCCAGGATTACCTCCAGGAGCTGGAGGCGGCCCACATGGAGGCAACACCAGTGGTCCCCCTGGTGGGGCCACCAGTAGTCACGTGAGCGCTGTTCTAACTTGCAAAGTTTGTGATCAGGCCTTCAGTTCATTGAAGGAACTCAGTAATCACATGGTAAAGAACTCTCACTATAAGGAGCACATTATGCGCTCAATAACTGAGAGCGGAGGGCGACGAAGGCAGACTCGAGAAAAGAGAAAGAAATCCTTGCCGGTGCGAAAACTTCTAGAGCTTGAGCGAGCACAGAATGAATTCAAGAATGGTGATTCTGTGGCGGGACTTGCTCACAGTCTTGGCAAACACGCTGGTAGAATAACGTGTGAAAAATGTGGTGATAAAATAGAAACCACGGTATTTGTTGAGCATATACGCCAGTGCATAGGATCGGGAGCAGTGGGTGTTAATCAACGAAATTTTCTTAAGAATGCGTTGATGTCAAATCATATGACTCAAGTCCTCACTGAGAGCGGTCGAAAGAGCGTAAATGAGGAGACATCATCGGTATCCTCGAGGCATCATCGATCACCGTCTTCAGCGAGTGATGCGACAACACCGGGTAAAGAAGCTCCAACCGCTAGTGTCAATGAAACAACAAACACTACTTCCTCACCTTCTGTACTCAATGCGATTGAAAAACTCATTGAGAAGAGTTTTGACTCACGAGTGAGACACGGAACCCCTGGATTACATCAAGCCCAGCCGGGAGCACCGATAGGCTCAAGTATTCTCAAGCGTTTGGGCATCGATGAGAGTGTAGATTACACAAAACCTCTCGTTGATCCGCAAACGATGAATTTACTACGAAATTATCAGCAGCAGCACTACAACTCAGCGAATGCTGCGAGGCGGGAGCGAAGTGGGAGTGAATCGAGTTCGATATCGGAGAGAGGTAGTAATCGGACAGATACACTGACACCGGAAAGACGTATGGACCTATCCATGAGTCATGATAGATTATCGACATCGTCGCATCGTCAACGATCGACACCCGATAAGCAGAGTACAACACCTAGTCGTCACTCACTCCCTGAAGAATCCGGTGATGAAGAGTCTGTTGTCGTCAAGAAGGAGCCACACGATGATGATGGTGAGCAGTCAATAACCAACGAGGACGATCCTCAAGCCCCTCGAGACGTGGTGGTGAAGAAAGAGCTAGTAGACGATACCAGGGAGGATGAAGCAACATCACCCTCTTACAATTGCCACTCTCGAATCCATGAGGGCACTGATGAGGCTAGGGAAGTGGCATCACCCCAGGTGAATCCTTCGACCCCAAGACCACCGAGCCAGCACGATCAAACACCGGTACCACCATCAAGAAGTCCCTGCCGAAATAGCACGAGTAGTCCAGCCAGTAGTGATCGTTCTGTAACTCCTCGAGGTACCCCGGACACTAAAGCATCCAGCAGCCTTGGCGCCCTCTCCTCGATGTTCGATAGCCTCTCAGGAGGTGGCACAGGTCCTAACGCCAATTCCGACTCCCAAAGTCGCAAGACTAGTAGCCATCCCCTGGCAGCTCTGCAAAAACTCTGTGACAAGACTGAAACCCGAGTACCCAGTGGATCTGGAAGCTCAAGATCGGCAGGGAGCAGTGGTCAAAATATTACCACTAGTGGTAGTGCGAGCTCCGGGGGTTCTGGCCAAAGTGGTGGTCCAACACCAGGTGCCATTCTAGCCTTCAGTTGGGCGTGCAACGATGCCGTTGTCACTGCTGACTCGATCATGAAGTGTGCGTTCTGCGATACACCTTTCATATCGAAAGGTGCCTACAGGCATCATCTGTCGAAGATGCATTTTGTTAAAGACGGCGTCATTCCGGATCCCCTGACAATCGGTAGATCAGCTGCAGCAGCAGCGGCTGCTGCAGCCGCTGCTGCGGTTGCTGCTCAATCATCGTCCGGGGCAAGTCACAGCGCTGCATCACCACCGAGCTCACAGCATAATAAGTCACCACCTATACAACAGGTAAATGGCAGCCCATCTCAACCCTCGGCCTCCCCTCTCGAGGAGAGCCCTCACTCAAAGTTTCTCAAGTATACGGAGCTAGCGAAACAATTGTCTAGCAAATACGTATAG